The Brassica oleracea var. oleracea cultivar TO1000 unplaced genomic scaffold, BOL UnpScaffold03221, whole genome shotgun sequence DNA window TGTTTGGTTGTTACTTCACCGAACAGCCAAAACAATGATGCTAGACGAGTGCTGGTTCATTGTGAACGGTATTCCGATAAGATACTCGGTTAGAGAGCATGCTCTAATCACCGGGTTGTCGTGTGGTCCGCTTCCAGATAATTACGATAGAAAGTCGAGTCGTTGTGACTTTATCAAAAAACATTTTGGAGGGACCtccaaaatagatttcttaACTGTGAAGAAGAAGTTAGAGGCTATGACAGAAGAAGGTGAAGGTGATGATCGCTTAAAAATTGCTGTCTTGTACTTCTTGACATCTGTTATCGCCGGAAAGAGGAAACAGACTACAAAAATAGATGACTTTTTGGTAAACATAGTTGATGATCTGCCTCTTTGTAGACGCTTTCCTTGGGGAAGCTATACGTTTAAGAACTGTGTTGCAAAAATCCGAAACTACGTAGAAAACCAGAAAGGCATTCCGAATCCTTCATTTTGTTTTGAGGGATTCTACCTT harbors:
- the LOC106321828 gene encoding uncharacterized protein At3g43530-like → MEVIIINLPPKLWFGEEVYRIGGKIEARCNYKETVDTLNGILSDRELNWFIEHPQFSHIFHMKQEEYRKHMGVWLLLHRTAKTMMLDECWFIVNGIPIRYSVREHALITGLSCGPLPDNYDRKSSRCDFIKKHFGGTSKIDFLTVKKKLEAMTEEGEGDDRLKIAVLYFLTSVIAGKRKQTTKIDDFLVNIVDDLPLCRRFPWGSYTFKNCVAKIRNYVENQKGIPNPSFCFEGFYLGLERLAFESIPSLKNSHLKDVAEANNACPRMCKSHFVDYDLRGFPLERIYNHLGETKEIQSILEPEADEQHLVANIVETLIMLTEELPGMLL